The Lytechinus pictus isolate F3 Inbred chromosome 17, Lp3.0, whole genome shotgun sequence genome contains a region encoding:
- the LOC129280452 gene encoding NIPA-like protein 2 produces MENLRVTTPMAESKGEDGLNTKRTLNLSNIFDPRPQHPDGTPGISEPVVSMNLLIGACLAIGGNLLISVSMNVQKYSLTKIQQRREARGEEVSDNYDYLKSWLWWSGILLMITGEGGNFLAYGFGPASVVAPLGTTTVVANAYISRCLGERLRFQDILGTVIIVVGACMIIIFSTQNEEEMTSHLIIFRLTSWPFLVFFGVEVALFLLLLYLKLVKKYQHLLLLLMPAAILSSLTVLGAKACSSLIRLAVRGDMSQVKTPIFFIMIVVVFVTGMFQIRYVTRAMQEHDASVVVPVYFVFFTLGAILVGVFFYGEFHGLTIIRIFMFVFGCICSFIGVYMITHGRHANHNSDDDKKEDDVVTEARDEDDDSPLLPPPTSLHLVQPPREDLEDSTISMSSSDSGERRYIEMDDMSSTLRDSPKWPNGPTTER; encoded by the exons ATGGAAAACTTGCGGGTTACAACACCGATGGCTGAATCAAAAGGAGAAGATGGATTGAATACCAAAAGAACGTTAAATCTTAGTAACATATTTGATCCTCGTCCTCAACATCCTGATGGAACCCCGGGGATATCAGAACCAGTAGTTTCGATG AATTTATTGATAGGAGCTTGTCTTGCCATCGGTGGAAATCTTTTAATTAGCGTCTCCATGAATGTTCAG AAATATTCTTTGACGAAGATTCAACAGCGCCGGGAAGCCAGAGGAGAGGAAGTGTCAGATAACTACGACTACTTGAAGAGTTGGCTCTGGTGGTCAGGGATATTACTCATGATAACTGGTGAAGGGGGTAACTTCTTAGCCTATGGGTTCGGACCTGCCTCGGTGGTAGCACCCCTTGGTACTACCACTGTAGTTG CTAATGCATACATCTCAAGATGTCTTGGAGAGAGACTACGATTTCAAGATATTTTAG GCACGGTCATTATTGTCGTCGGTGCGTGTATGATTATAATATTCTCAACTCAG aaCGAAGAGGAAATGACATCACATTTGATAATTTTTAGACTAACATCGTGGCCATTCCTCGTGTtcttt GGAGTGGAGGTAGCATTGTTTCTTCTTTTACTCTACTTAAagcttgtcaaaaaatatcaACACCTTCTTTTACTGCTCATGCCAGCTGCAATATTGA GTTCACTGACAGTGCTTGGTGCCAAAGCATGTTCCAGTCTAATCAGGCTGGCGGTAAGAGGTGACATGTCACAAGTCAAAACTCctatatttttcatcatgatcGTCGTGGTTTTCGTTACAGGGATGTTTCAAATAAG ATACGTCACGAGGGCAATGCAAGAACATGATGCTTCTGTTGTTGTTcctgtttattttgtattctttacACTCGGTGCAATATTAGTCG GTGTGTTTTTCTATGGCGAATTCCATGGCCTAACAATTATCAGGATATTCATGTTTGTATTTGG gtgtatttgttcatttatagGTGTATATATGATAACACATGGCAGACACGCCAATCacaatagtgatgatgataaaaaagaagatgatgTAGTTACGGAAGCAagggatgaagatgatgatt CTCCCTTACTGCCTCCTCCAACGAGTCTTCATCTTGTCCAGCCCCCTCGGGAAGACCTTGAAGATTCTACTATTAGTATGTCATCATCAGACAGCGGTGAACGAAGATATATTGAAATGGATGATATGTCTTCAACTTTGAGAGATAGCCCGAAATGGCCG aATGGCCCAACAACCGAGAGATGA